A window of the Lagopus muta isolate bLagMut1 chromosome 1, bLagMut1 primary, whole genome shotgun sequence genome harbors these coding sequences:
- the LOC125684478 gene encoding urotensin-2 receptor-like, producing the protein MSCNSSLINVTPGEDLEGGSFLEESSGEDDISSVLGGDSPVTGPLGTVLLLMCLIGMVGNIYTVLVASGKVAGRSAGSLGVYVINLALADLLYLSTIPFVVCTYFTHDWFFGDVGCKLLFSLDLLTMHASVFLLTAMSLERYWAVTRPLRSRRAGSAYRKPASAILWLLAFLLTAPMMAMTQLREGNGPNKRICIPTWTPAAFRLYLTVLFATSILVPGVVLIVVYTLLVRVYRSSTWHPGLSAAGRAPSQRLSSRISAIVVAYWACFLPFWGWQLAGLYQHEGIGMGPTAQAYLNFGVTCLAYGNSCINPFLYTLLASSYRRHPKHTRRP; encoded by the coding sequence ATGTCTTGCAACTCTTCCCTCATCAATGTAACGCCTGGAGAGGACCTTGAGGGTGGCAGCTTCTTAGAGGAAAGCAGCGGTGAGGACGACATCAGCAGTGTCCTAGGAGGGGACAGCCCAGTGACAGGGCctctgggcacagtgctgctgctcatgtGCCTCATTGGGATGGTGGGGAACATCTACACGGTGCTGGTGGCCTCTGGCAAAGTGGCAGGCCGCTCGGCAGGCTCCTTGGGGGTCTATGTGATCAACCTCGCCCTGGCTGACCTCCTGTACCTCTCCACCATCCCCTTCGTGGTCTGCACCTACTTCACCCATGACTGGTTCTTTGGAGATGTGGGCTGCAAGCTTTTGTTCAGCTTGGACCTCCTCACCATGCATGCCAGCGTTTTCCTCCTGACCGCCATGAGCCTGGAGAGATACTGGGCAGTAACCAGGCCGCTGCGGTCCAGGCGGGCAGGCAGCGCTTACCGCAAGCCAGCCAGTGCCATCCTCTGGCTCCTTGCCTTCCTGCTTACAGCCCCCATGATGGCAATGACCCAATTGCGGGAGGGCAATGGTCCCAACAAGCGCATCTGCATCCCCACATGGACACCAGCAGCCTTCCGCCTCTACTTGACGGTGCTCTTTGCCACCAGCATCCTGGTGCCCGGTGTGGTGCTGATCGTTGTCTACACCCTCCTGGTCCGGGTGTACCGCTCTTCCACCTGGCACCCAGGACTGTCAGCGGCTGGCCGGGCTCCCTCCCAGCGTCTCTCCTCCAGGATCTCTGCCATTGTGGTGGCTTACTGGGCCTGCTTCCTCCCCTTCTGGGGCTGGCAACTGGCTGGGCTGTACCAGCATGAGGGCATAGGCATGGGCCCTACTGCCCAGGCCTACCTCAACTTTGGTGTCACTTGCTTAGCCTATGGCAACAGCTGTATCAACCCCTTCCTCTATACCCTGCTAGCCAGTAGCTACCGCCGGCATCCCAAACACACGAGGAGGCCATAG
- the LGALS1 gene encoding galectin-1, whose protein sequence is MSCQGPVCTNLGLKPGQRLTVKGMIAPNAKSFVMNLGKDSTHLGLHFNPRFDAHGDVNLIVCNSKKMEEWGTEQRETVFPFQKGAPIEITFSINPSDVTVHLPGHQFSFPNRLGLSVFDYFDTHGDFTLRSVSWE, encoded by the exons CAGGGACCAGTGTGCACCAACTTGGGTCTCAAGCCTGGCCAGCGCCTCACTGTCAAGGGGATGATCGCACCGAATGCCAAAAG ctttGTGATGAATCTGGGCAAGGACTCAACCCACCTGGGACTTCACTTCAACCCCCGCTTCGATGCTCATGGTGATGTGAACCTCATTGTGTGCAActcaaagaaaatggaagagtgGGGTACAGAGCAAAGGGAGACAGTCTTCCCTTTCCAGAAGGGAGCTCCAATAGAG ATCACTTTCAGCATCAACCCAAGCGATGTGACCGTCCACCTGCCAGGCCACCAGTTCTCATTCCCCAATCGGCTTGGTCTTTCTGTCTTTGACTACTTTGATACACATGGAGACTTCACGCTCCGGTCTGTCAGCTGGGAGTAG